A genomic window from Silene latifolia isolate original U9 population chromosome Y, ASM4854445v1, whole genome shotgun sequence includes:
- the LOC141628852 gene encoding protein FAR1-RELATED SEQUENCE 5-like codes for MMDDGEENSPSNTEDEFDGDNDHSVTENVEAPQDGMEFETVEELRKHLRNYAKQCGFSIRQRNVKPSPKTKLLPKHILWVCHKAGKQVNMSQNKIKPRPSQMIGCNAKFNAKEFEGRWRYTKVELGHNHDLNPEDVRYLRAYRKLPKEVERRVLINDEAGIRPSRSYLVEAVKNHGFQNLSYLEKDVRNFL; via the coding sequence ATGATGGATGACGGTGAAGAAAACAGTCCAAGCAACACTGAAGATGAATTCGATGGTGATAATGATCATTCAGTTACTGAAAATGTGGAAGCACCACAAGATGGCATGGAATTTGAAACAGTAGAAGAGTTACGAAAACACCTCCGGAATTATGCTAAACAATGTGGTTTTTCAATTCGACAGAGAAATGTGAAGCCGTCACCGAAAACAAAGTTACTACCTAAGCATATTTTATGGGTTTGTCACAAGGCTGGAAAACAAGTGAACatgtcgcaaaataaaattaAACCTAGACCATCTCAAATGATCGGGTGCAACGCGAAATTCAATGCCAAGGAGTTTGAGGGTCGGTGGAGATATACGAAGGTAGAACTGGGCCATAATCATGACCTTAACCCCGAAGATGTGAGATATTTGCGAGCTTATAGAAAATTGCCAAAAGAAGTAGAGAGGAGAGTTTTGATAAATGATGAGGCTGGCATAAGGCCCTCTCGATCCTATTTAGTAGAGGCTGTGAAAAATCATGGTTTTCAAAACCTTTCATATTTAGAAAAAGATGTGAGAAACTTTTTGTAG